ggaaggaccctatgttatcgaggaggtttgtcgatctggagctatcaaaataaataatgccaaaggtactaacccgaaggttgttaatgggcaacgaataaaacattatatctcaggtatgcccattaatgttgaaagcaatattatccaaactatgacaccggaagaacacataaaagaaaccttccagaacactccagaatcgtgaaaaagaggaggtacgtgatagggTAAGTAAACGGGctctgaaaaatccgcaaaaatattttttgtccgtATTGGAATATTtataaaattaggaaaataagaaacaacaaggAAGGTCACCCTGGTGGGCACAaaacaccagggcacgcctggctgCCCACCTCGagtaccttccggactccatttttcttctatttgcttgtttcccaagataaaaaaatctttatataccccccgaacctattgaccatcGTATCGTGGAGAAATCTCCTATCTTCTTTTCCTTACTGTTTTCTACCAGATCTAAAAATATGTCGTCTCAAAGTTCTGAGGAGGATTGTCCAGTCACATATCAGCCTCTGGATAAGAATTCTTCAAGGATACATATCCCTATATGTGGTACaccgatgaggaagatgaagatgaaccAGTCCCTCCTCGTTTCAAGAACGAAAGCATGGAGGCATTATGCGGGAGGATAAGAAAGCTCGAGATGGAGAATGATGAGTTGAGGATAGATAACTCTATCCTCCGGCGTAAGTTGGAGGAAAAGAAGGACAAACCctccacttcatcaccaccacctccttcttcatcaccaaaagaaaattgagtatcgggtatgggcactccccttggctttcgccaaccttgggggaggtgccccggtatcatatcatctccactatcttttgcctttacttatcttagttcgatccatagttatcttttgctttagatgaataaaagtttagttcgatcctttctttttgagagtttgcttagtgatccatCTTTGTAATCatgtgtgagatatataataaagtttagtttgagttctgctttctttactttcatgttcaataaaaagaaaggaaataaatgaaaaagatcatatgctaatcttatggtaagtaatgacaccacataaggaaaagtataagtagaaaattttattggagattgacaaacatagcattggtcaatgatgcaattcatgaaagaattaataagggaagagaagattcacatgcaaatacactatcctagaaaccttttttgattgtgagcccccatcaaaatattatatgccaaaattgttgacgttggacaaggaagacaacttaatgatttatgtttgttcatattcacatagaagttatattgtcatagatccttcaacgttGTTATCGGTGCAATTGTTgacgttgacgttggacaaggaagacaacttaaagcttgccccccatctttgctagccaaaaattccgcactaagtagagatactacttgtgcatccaaaaacccttaaacccaaatcttattttcaagagtccaccatacctacgtaaggattgagtaagatccttcaagtaagttgtcatcggtgcaataaggcaataaaaattgcttctaaaagtgttagatcatttagtgtaagagaaaattgagcgttgtatgaacttgtgatggtgaagaataaaagcgacggactacataataaaggtcgctatcacaaggggcaatataacgtgacgttcttttgcactaagggattgagcatacaaacaaaaagcgcatggcaaccactgcttccctctgcggagggcctatcttttacttttatgtatttatttttatgcaagagtcaaagttcttctttatattcctttttattttctcttttggcaagcatcatgtggtgaggaaagatctaggcacatatatccagttggatatgggtagcatgagttattattgttgacatcacccttgaggtgaatacgttgggaggcggaactataagcccctatatttctatgtgtccggttgaaatgttttgctcatgtgtatgcggtgagtggtagcaatcatagaagactatatgatggttgagtatgtggacttgcctaaaggctcctataagtgacccttcctgaaaagatgatgaattgtagttgcaaagttgactgagaacatagtttgttggtttctaatagagtttatgttttatgcttcgatgttgtgatgaattgctacttattcatgagaagtctatgataaaaaaaTTATGTTGAAGtttattgttgttataataattcacatgatgcttcgatgtccgtattttgtttttatcgacacctctctctctttctctaagcatgtggacatgtttttcgattttggttttcgcttgaggacaagcgaggcctaagcttgggggagttgatacgtccattttgcatcatgtttacctactgttatttataatatttttatacataataatgctttttggagtaattctaatgccttttctctcataatttgcaaggaacacacaaagagggagaattccggcaggtgGAAatatggacctgaaaaagctatgtcaggctacctattctgcacaacttcaaatgagctgaaacttcacggggaatttttatggagtaaataagaaatattggagcaaataactactggaGGGGAGCCACCTGGTGGGcataagacaccagggtgcgcctgggcccccaggcgcgccctggtgggttgtgctcagcccagcccaccttcggtgcccatcttatggtatataagtcattttgacctagaaaaaataaggagaggactttcgggatgaagcgtcaCTGTCTCGAGGCgggacttgggcaggagcacttttgccctccggcggagcgattccgccgggggaacttccctcccagaggggaaatcatcgtcatcatcatcaccaacaactctcccatcttggggagggaaatccccatcaacatcttcaacatcaccatctcctctcaaaccctagttcatctcttgtgttcaatctttgtaccggaactatagattggtacttgtgggtgactagtagtgttgattacatcttgtagttcattactatatggtttatttggtggaatatttatatattcagatccaatatgatatttaatacccctctgatattgagcatgattattatttctgagtatttacttttgttcttgaggtaacgggagaaatcttgttgcaagtaatcatgtgaattttatatgtgttcgatattttgatggtatgtatgttgtgattcccttagtggtgtcatgtgaacgtcgactacatgacacttcaccatatttgggcctaagggaatgcattgtggagtagttattagatgatgggttgcgagagtgatagaagattaaaccctagtttatgcgttattccgtaagggaccgattggatccaaaagtttaattctATGATTAaattttattcttaatacttttctcgtagttgtggatgcttgcgagggggttaatcataagtagaagatttgttcaagtaagaacaacacctaagcattgatccacccacatttcaaattatcaaagtagcaaacacaaatcaaaccaacatgatgaaagtgattagatgaaattcccgtgtaccagaacactttgcttatcataagagaccgttttggcctgtcctttgcctcaaaaggattgggctaccttgctgcacttttgttactattgtcgttacttgctcgttacaaattatcttgctatcaaactactcgccacttacaatttcagtgcttgcagacattaccttgctgaaaaccacttgtcatttccttcttctcctcgttgggttcgacactcttacttatcgaaaggactacgatttatcccatatacttgtgggtcatcaatcatatctactatatgattcatgttcgacctttcggtctccagtgttctgaggccatgtctgtacatgctaggctcgtcaagtttaagccaagtattccgcatgtgcaaaattgtcttgcacccgttgtatgtgaacgtagagtctatcacacccgatcatcacgtggtgtctcaacacgacgaagtatagcaacggtgcatacttagggagaaccctTTTACCTTtatatttagtgaagggatcatcttacaatgctaccgccgtactaagcaaaataggatgcataaaagataaacatcacatgcaatcaaaatatgtgacatgatatggccatcatcatctcgtgcttttgatctccgtatccaaagcatcatcatgatctccatcgtcgccggctcgacaccttgatctccatcgttgtgtcgtggtcgtctcgccaactattgcttctacaactattgctaacgcatagtgataaagtaaaaaaaatacatggcatttgcatttcatacaataaaaagacaaccataaggctcctgccggttgtcaggtatgttacaaaacatgatcatctcatacaataacgtttatcacatcatgtcttgaccatatcacatcacaacattccctacaaaaacaagttagacgtcctctactttcttgttgcaagttttacgtggctgctacgggcttctagcaagaaccgttcttacctacgcaaaaaacaacaatggtgtttcatcaagtttgctgttttaaccttcttcaaaaggaccggccgcagtcaaattcgattcaagtaaagtaggagaaacagacacccgccaaccacctttatgcaaaactagttgcatgtctgtctgtggaaccgatctcatgtgcgtgaacatgtaaggttggtccgggccgcttcatcccacaatacagccgaatcaaaataagatgttggtggtaagaagtatgactatcaccgcccacaactctttgtgttctactcgtgcatatcatctaagcatagacctggctcatgatgccactgttgggaacgttgcatggaaaacaaaaaaatctatgcacacgcaatgatctatccatggagatgcatatcaacgagggggagagtgtgtctatgtaccatcatagaccgtaagaggaagcgttcctcaacgcagttgatgtagtcgaacttcttcgcgcttcaaccgatcaagtatcgaatgcacggcacctctgcattctgcacacgttcagctcggtgacgtccctcaccttcttgatccagcaagacatcgaggtagtagatgagttccgtcatcacgactgcgtggtgacggtgatggtgaagtgatcctcgcagggctttgcctaagaactacgaaaatatgaccgggggtgtaaacggtggagcagGGCGCCGACATGGCTAAACAATTGTCTGGTATGTGCTAGGcaccccctcctcatatatataggtgggagggagaggggagaggccaaggggcgccccaagtaggtctgaatcctacttgggctcctgcccttggccgTGTCCCCCTGCCATGTttgttggagggggaaggaaagaggggtgggagagggaaggaagggggaatcctattcctctctttcctttcccttcccctctttccttctcctcctaggccggcccatatggagggcgcaccagccccttgtggctggtgcgtttcccctcttggcccataaggcccatatcttttgccggggggtgcccagaaccccttccggtgacccgataagtacccggtaccccccgaaacactttcggtgtccgaataccgcatcctatatatcaatatttacctctcgaccatttcgagactcctcgtcatttccgtgatctcatccgggactccgaacaacattcggtcaccaaatcacataactcatataatactatatcgtcatcgaacgttaagcatgcggaccctacgggttcgagaactatgtagacatgactgagacacctctctggtcaataaccaatagaggaacctggatgcccatattggctcctacatattctacgaagatctttatcggtcgaaccattatgacaacatacgtaattccctttgtctattggtatgttacctgcccgagattcgattgccagtatcttcatacctagttcaatctcgttgccgacaagtctctttactcattctgtaatacatcatctcgtgactaactccttagtcgtttgcttgcaagattatgatgtgtattaccgagagggcccagagatacctctccgaaactcggagtgacaaatcctaatctcgatctatgccaattcaacaaacaccttcggagatacctgtagagcatatttataatcacccagttacggtgtgacgtatgatagcacaaaaggtattcctccagtatcggggagttgcataatctcatagttgaaggaatatgtatttgacatgaagaaagcaatagcaataaaacttaacaatcattatgctaagctaacggatgggtcttgtccatcacatcattctcctaatgatgtgacccctttATCAAAtggaaactcatgtctatggttaggaaaccttaaccatctttgatcaacgagctagtcaagtagaggctcactagggacacggtgtttgtttatgtattcacacatgtatttaggtttccgatcaatacaattctagcatgaataataaacctttatcatgaataaggaaatatgaaataacaactttattattgcctctagggcatatttccttcacaaaaccCCTAGGCCTTCCAAAAGAAGGGGCCTACACACCCAATATCAGTTGATGTGGCAAGGGCCGTGTAAGATCCCGTAAAACCTTCCATGTGAAATTATCCAACCAAAATGGCTAAAAATCCATTGAGGTAAGCTAGACACCAGGGACAGAGCTGGCATGTAGGcattggggtcaattgaccccaatgCAATTACTCAACCCTTCATTAACTTAGTATTAATCATTGTTGATTATAGAAGATGACCCCATTGCTATGGATATGACTCCATCAAACTTTTTTCTAGCTTCCTCCCTGCTAGACACCGTGTAAGATTCCATAGAACCTGCCATGCGTAGGTAAACAAGGTGAGGTGACGTCAAAACCACCGAAGATGTGATTAAGAACATGCACTGAAAAGTCATGTTTACCAGATTCTGTTATGGCAACAAAGCCCAACCCATGATCACACACATAGCAACGGGGTCAGTGTTTAGACAAGTCACGAAATTTTTTCTATTTCAAAGCATGTCTTTCGTGATGGGTAAGAACTTCCCCCTtttaggtgattttcttctttttcGACAAGTGTGATTCATATTTTGAAGATGATGTTGTAAGATCACAAAGCTTGGCCCGAGCCTCTTGTCATCTAAACCCACCTCCAACCGTCTGGTTCACCAAATGAGAGAAGTTGACCATCATACACGGACTCAACTTCCCCCTCCTCGATTCCAAGGTTCTCGGGATGGCTGGAGCATTTGGTAGAAACCTTCAAAAGGCCAAACACCACATGCTTGAGATCCCTCACCCACATCTCGACGTCCTCAGACATTCCTTTGAGGAGCTACGCCATGATTTTTCATATTTGAAGAAATATGTGAATGTGAGAAAGAAAGGATTTGGATGGATATATACTTGGGAGTGTACTCAAGATTGTGCAGAGCTTGACGTCTATTCCACATGGATGTCGACATAGTCTTGAGATATGCCCTTCACCCCCTTTGCCTTATTAGGCTTAGTTTCGCTTCTTCTATGGCTTTTATATTTGCCGATGTGATCATTTGCGTGGGCGTATTCATGATGTTCgtgtgcatcctaattatgcaTATGCTATGTGTTTCTCAGTTatggttgatactccctccgttccacaatgtagcgcatatagatttttctagaagtcaaactttataaactttgaccaagtttgtagagaaaatcatatacatctagaataccaaatacgTGTGCTTAGATACATCACAACACATACTTTCATATTATAtacatttggtattgtagatataaatagttttctctataaacttggtcaaagtttataaagtttgactttgtagaaaatctatatgcgctacattatggaacggagggagtatctccatAGTGTTGCATTTTTGAGTTAATGAAAGGAGTACATTGTAGTAGAAATATAATGTTaccctcaaaaaaagaaaaaaccctCAAAAAAAGTAGAAATATAATGTTTCTTAATCGATGATGAGCTACCCGATTCAAAAACTGAAAAACCAGACGGGCATGATTACATTACACTATCCATTTTTAACGACCAAGAAAATTCAGAGCGACATGGTTCAAGCAGAGCAATGGTGGCGGAAGCTTTATTCATTGGGaaccccgagctcactctcgtccgGCGATGGATTATAGATCAGGGATGGTCCTTGAGGAAGCCGAGTAGGAGGTCGTTGATCTGGTCCGGGAACTGCTCCTGCACGAAGTGGCTTCCTTCAGGGATGTAGGTGATCTTGAGGTTCGGCGCGAAGGTGTTCATGACGCCGCTCCTCATGGCGGCCTCGAAACCAGGGAACTTGAAGCAGTAGTCCTTCTCCCCCATCACCATGAACACGGGGACCTGGAACTTGGGGTCCACGTGCTTCGTCATCCTGTGCAGAGACCTGCGATCATGCATGGAAGCAGTTGAGTTCATCAATCTGTTTCTTCCTCGTTGTAATATAATCGTGCCATGGCTGGGGGCACGAAGAAGCTTCAGCTGGCCTACCTGTATGGTATCTGGAGAGGGTAGCGGAAGCCGGACTTCTCGTAGAGCGCGGCGTAGGCGTCGAGGTCCTCCTCGGTGAACCACGGCGGCAGGGGCGTGGAGAGGTCGGCGAGGTCCATGATCTCCTGCCCTTCCTCCGCGATCGGGACGTCGCTGCGGGAGAAGAGGATGTAGATGGTGCGCACCACGCGGCGGACGTCGTGCCGGCCGAAGTCGGCCTCCGCCCTGTCGGGCTCGCGCCACCGCAGGATGTAGAACCCCTCCGGCATGGTGTCGAAGTTGAAGGGCCCCGGGCTGAAGGGGATGCCCATGCACATGACGCCGCGGGTGCGGTCCGGGTGCCGCAGCGCGAAGTCGTACGCCGGCATGGCGCCGTAGTCCTTGCCCACCAGGAACACCTGGAGGCAGGAGCACATGATGGTCATGCCAGGGAGCGAGCATGGCGGGCTACGTGCGTCTCTCAGCTGTTCACTGCAGTGGATGTGGTGACTACGTACCTTGTGGATGGAGAGGGCGTCGAGGATggcgagcacgtcggcgacgaggtcctccCAGGTGGCCTCCACGTCCTCCGCCGGCTGGTCGGAGAGCCCGTAGCCGCGGCTGTCGGGCGCGATGGCGCGGTACCCGGCGGCGGCCACGGCCAGCATCTGGTGGCGCCACGTGTACCATATCTCCGGGAAGCCGTGCAAGAACACCACCGTCCCAAGCTCATCTGCAAGCAGCACAAAGAACAGATCACACACATGACCAAGAACCGTCGCTCTGCTTGGCTCCATCAAGCTCAAGCTCCACTCACGACGCCGATGGCGAAAAGA
The sequence above is a segment of the Triticum dicoccoides isolate Atlit2015 ecotype Zavitan chromosome 1A, WEW_v2.0, whole genome shotgun sequence genome. Coding sequences within it:
- the LOC119270630 gene encoding bifunctional epoxide hydrolase 2-like, with protein sequence MAQQIEHTHLLLRGLNLHLAQVGKDELGTVVFLHGFPEIWYTWRHQMLAVAAAGYRAIAPDSRGYGLSDQPAEDVEATWEDLVADVLAILDALSIHKVFLVGKDYGAMPAYDFALRHPDRTRGVMCMGIPFSPGPFNFDTMPEGFYILRWREPDRAEADFGRHDVRRVVRTIYILFSRSDVPIAEEGQEIMDLADLSTPLPPWFTEEDLDAYAALYEKSGFRYPLQIPYRSLHRMTKHVDPKFQVPVFMVMGEKDYCFKFPGFEAAMRSGVMNTFAPNLKITYIPEGSHFVQEQFPDQINDLLLGFLKDHP